A single Desulfovibrio piger DNA region contains:
- a CDS encoding formate/nitrite transporter family protein, with the protein MDALTLSQPETVAFGIAAGEKKAGACWLRQLVLGFWAGAFIAFAAEGSNMAAFNLLARPETYGLGKCLAGTLFPVGLMLVMLTGMELFTGNTLMCMALAEKRITLTAMLRNWLFVYLGNFLGSVFVAHMIVMSGQLASGAGLLGGVTLRIAAGKVALDFLPAFYLGLMCNWLVCLAVWFCWSARSQTGKMLGIFFPIWLFITSGFEHSVANMYYIPAGIMAAGNELFATASGLSADALASLTWSNFALRNLIPVTLGNIAGGALFVGMLHWWTHRNTLPAGQGH; encoded by the coding sequence ATGGATGCGCTTACGCTGAGTCAACCGGAAACCGTGGCCTTCGGTATAGCCGCGGGAGAAAAGAAGGCCGGAGCCTGCTGGCTGCGCCAGCTCGTACTGGGCTTCTGGGCCGGAGCCTTCATCGCCTTTGCCGCGGAAGGGTCAAACATGGCCGCATTCAACCTGCTCGCCCGCCCGGAGACCTATGGCCTGGGCAAATGTCTGGCAGGGACCCTTTTCCCCGTGGGCCTGATGCTGGTCATGCTGACAGGCATGGAGCTGTTCACCGGCAATACGCTCATGTGCATGGCCCTTGCGGAAAAACGCATCACCCTGACGGCCATGCTGCGCAACTGGCTGTTCGTCTACCTCGGCAACTTCCTGGGCAGCGTCTTCGTTGCCCATATGATCGTCATGTCCGGCCAGCTTGCCAGCGGCGCCGGACTGCTCGGCGGTGTGACCCTGCGCATCGCCGCAGGCAAGGTGGCTCTGGATTTCCTGCCTGCCTTTTACCTGGGTCTGATGTGCAACTGGCTCGTTTGTCTGGCGGTCTGGTTCTGCTGGAGCGCCCGCAGCCAGACCGGCAAGATGCTGGGCATCTTCTTTCCCATCTGGCTGTTCATCACTTCCGGCTTCGAACACAGCGTAGCCAACATGTATTACATCCCTGCAGGCATCATGGCAGCGGGCAATGAGCTTTTTGCCACGGCGTCGGGCCTGTCCGCCGACGCTCTGGCCAGCCTGACCTGGAGCAACTTCGCGCTCCGCAACCTCATCCCCGTCACCCTGGGCAATATCGCCGGAGGTGCCCTGTTCGTCGGCATGCTCCACTGGTGGACGCACCGGAACACGCTGCCGGCCGGGCAGGGCCACTAG
- a CDS encoding UDP-N-acetylglucosamine 2-epimerase, with amino-acid sequence MAPLLEDYAISPCHRLGPAPASLSDASLLAHIMGRASLLIQREAPAAVLVYGHSVTTLAAALAAAEHGIPVIHVGAGQLPRDMNCPEGRHAGLTDRLSSLLCCLDPADEQRLHAELMERGSCVTGDTLYDLFEMDRPRLRPFEEAERHGMAAGTFILCYLRHPATLRSPERRRLLLEGLQALHARQGLSILLVQHPSALSCFQDPGRQLPSGIRILPPLTHVAFLSLLCACVFAVSDSPSLLREALYAGKRVLLLPPLRPDQVAVHDGWHKACPSAADLAAAGDALLRPCPHPGLPGTSGQASRRVAAAVMAILADIADGIPHGAGGTSPQGD; translated from the coding sequence CTGGCCCCCCTGCTGGAGGACTACGCCATCAGCCCCTGCCACCGGCTGGGCCCCGCCCCGGCATCCCTTTCCGATGCGAGCCTGCTGGCCCACATCATGGGCAGGGCCAGTCTGCTGATACAGCGAGAAGCCCCTGCCGCGGTGCTGGTCTACGGCCATTCCGTCACGACGCTGGCGGCGGCTCTGGCCGCGGCGGAACACGGCATCCCGGTCATCCACGTGGGAGCCGGGCAGCTGCCGAGAGACATGAACTGCCCGGAAGGGCGGCATGCCGGCCTCACGGACCGCCTGTCCAGCCTGCTCTGCTGCCTTGACCCTGCTGATGAGCAGCGCCTGCATGCCGAACTGATGGAGCGGGGGAGCTGCGTCACGGGGGACACCCTCTATGACCTGTTCGAAATGGACCGTCCCCGCCTGCGGCCCTTCGAGGAGGCGGAGCGCCACGGCATGGCTGCTGGCACGTTCATCCTCTGCTATCTCCGGCATCCGGCGACCCTCCGCAGCCCTGAGCGCAGGCGCCTCCTGCTGGAAGGCCTGCAGGCACTGCACGCCCGGCAGGGCCTCTCCATCCTGCTGGTACAGCATCCGTCCGCCCTTTCCTGTTTCCAGGATCCTGGCCGGCAACTCCCGTCTGGTATCCGCATCCTGCCCCCCTTGACGCATGTTGCCTTCCTTTCGCTCCTGTGTGCCTGCGTTTTTGCCGTGAGTGATTCTCCCTCGCTGCTGCGGGAGGCCCTGTATGCCGGCAAGCGTGTCCTGCTTCTGCCCCCGCTGCGTCCTGATCAGGTCGCTGTCCATGACGGCTGGCACAAGGCCTGCCCCTCTGCTGCGGATCTGGCCGCCGCCGGTGATGCGCTGCTCCGGCCCTGTCCGCATCCGGGCCTGCCCGGGACCAGCGGCCAGGCATCCCGTCGGGTCGCGGCCGCTGTGATGGCCATCCTCGCCGACATCGCCGACGGCATCCCCCACGGGGCCGGAGGGACCTCCCCACAGGGGGATTGA